One region of Malania oleifera isolate guangnan ecotype guangnan chromosome 6, ASM2987363v1, whole genome shotgun sequence genomic DNA includes:
- the LOC131157659 gene encoding UDP-N-acetylglucosamine transporter UGNT1-like isoform X1: MGSLNSSKNLTLPVSNFSKSEDNPQKASAMTRRGAYAALSYMACAVLLVMFNKAALSSYSFPCANVITLFQLLCSCLFLYILKRWGIISFTVSDQQSVTHGSTAFVPLKILIHTLPVAFSYLLYMLVSMESVRGINVPMYTTLRRTTVAFTMIVEYFLAGQTHSASVVSSVGIIILGAFIAGARDLSFDSYAYAVVFLSNICTAVYLAMISRIGKSSGLNSFGLMWCNGIICGPILLLWTFIRGDLDVMMKFPYLYYPGFQAVMLLSCIMAFLLNYYVFLNTILNSALTQTICGNLKDLLTIGVGWLLFGGLPFDLLNVVGQCIGFLGACVYAYCKVKGK; encoded by the exons ATGGGTTCGCTCAATTCATCTAAGAATTTAACACTGCCAGTGTCGAATTTTTCGAAGAGCGAAGACAATCCGCAGAAGGCCTCCGCCATGACCAGGCGAGGTGCTTATGCTGCCCTGTCTTACATGGCTTGCGCGG TTCTGTTGGTAATGTTCAACAAAGCAGCTCTATCTTCTTACAGTTTTCCATGTGCAAATGTCATCACACTTTTTCAG TTGCTGTGCTCATGTTTATTCCTATACATACTGAAACGCTGGGGCATTATTTCTTTCACAGTCAGCGACCAACAGAGCGTTACTCATGGTTCCACAGCCTTTGTACCACTTAAGATATTGATTCATACCCTTCCTGTCGCATTTTCATACTTGCTTTACATG CTGGTTTCTATGGAATCTGTGCGTGGCATAAATGTTCCCATGTACACCACTCTCAGGCGGACTACCGTGGCTTTCACAATGATTGTGGAGTATTTTCTTGCAGGGCAGACACATTCAGCTTCTGTTGTCAGCAG TGTAGGGATAATCATACTTGGTGCATTCATAGCTGGAGCCCGGGATTTGTCATTTGACTCCTATGCCTATGCCGTTGTTTTCCTTTCGAACATCTGTACAGCAGTGTATCTTGCCATGATATCTCGTATTG GAAAATCCAGTGGTCTCAATAGCTTTGGCCTCATGTGGTGCAATG GAATTATATGTGGGCCAATCTTGCTTCTTTGGACATTTATCAGGGGTGACCTGGATGTGATGATGAAATTCCCTTACTTATACTACCCTGGCTTTCAG GCTGTGATGCTTCTTTCCTGTATTATGGCTTTCCTATTAAATTACTATGTATTTTTAAATACAATTCTCAACTCAGCACTCACACAGACAATTTGTGGTAATCTGAAG GATCTTTTGACAATTGGAGTTGGTTGGCTGCTGTTTGGAGGGCTTCCATTTGATTTG TTGAATGTTGTTGGTCAATGTATCGGCTTTCTTGGTGCCTGTGTGTATGCCTACTGTAAGGTCAAAGGGAAGTGA
- the LOC131157659 gene encoding UDP-N-acetylglucosamine transporter UGNT1-like isoform X2: MGSLNSSKNLTLPVSNFSKSEDNPQKASAMTRRGAYAALSYMACAVLLVMFNKAALSSYSFPCANVITLFQLLCSCLFLYILKRWGIISFTVSDQQSVTHGSTAFVPLKILIHTLPVAFSYLLYMLVSMESVRGINVPMYTTLRRTTVAFTMIVEYFLAGQTHSASVVSSVGIIILGAFIAGARDLSFDSYAYAVVFLSNICTAVYLAMISRIGKSSGLNSFGLMWCNGIICGPILLLWTFIRGDLDVMMKFPYLYYPGFQDLLTIGVGWLLFGGLPFDLLNVVGQCIGFLGACVYAYCKVKGK, from the exons ATGGGTTCGCTCAATTCATCTAAGAATTTAACACTGCCAGTGTCGAATTTTTCGAAGAGCGAAGACAATCCGCAGAAGGCCTCCGCCATGACCAGGCGAGGTGCTTATGCTGCCCTGTCTTACATGGCTTGCGCGG TTCTGTTGGTAATGTTCAACAAAGCAGCTCTATCTTCTTACAGTTTTCCATGTGCAAATGTCATCACACTTTTTCAG TTGCTGTGCTCATGTTTATTCCTATACATACTGAAACGCTGGGGCATTATTTCTTTCACAGTCAGCGACCAACAGAGCGTTACTCATGGTTCCACAGCCTTTGTACCACTTAAGATATTGATTCATACCCTTCCTGTCGCATTTTCATACTTGCTTTACATG CTGGTTTCTATGGAATCTGTGCGTGGCATAAATGTTCCCATGTACACCACTCTCAGGCGGACTACCGTGGCTTTCACAATGATTGTGGAGTATTTTCTTGCAGGGCAGACACATTCAGCTTCTGTTGTCAGCAG TGTAGGGATAATCATACTTGGTGCATTCATAGCTGGAGCCCGGGATTTGTCATTTGACTCCTATGCCTATGCCGTTGTTTTCCTTTCGAACATCTGTACAGCAGTGTATCTTGCCATGATATCTCGTATTG GAAAATCCAGTGGTCTCAATAGCTTTGGCCTCATGTGGTGCAATG GAATTATATGTGGGCCAATCTTGCTTCTTTGGACATTTATCAGGGGTGACCTGGATGTGATGATGAAATTCCCTTACTTATACTACCCTGGCTTTCAG GATCTTTTGACAATTGGAGTTGGTTGGCTGCTGTTTGGAGGGCTTCCATTTGATTTG TTGAATGTTGTTGGTCAATGTATCGGCTTTCTTGGTGCCTGTGTGTATGCCTACTGTAAGGTCAAAGGGAAGTGA